The following are encoded in a window of Mustela nigripes isolate SB6536 chromosome 1, MUSNIG.SB6536, whole genome shotgun sequence genomic DNA:
- the FXYD2 gene encoding sodium/potassium-transporting ATPase subunit gamma isoform X2: MDRWYLGGSPKGEVDPFYYDYETVRKGGLIFAALAFVVGLIIILSKRLRCGGKKKHRQVNGDDL, encoded by the exons GTGGCAGCCCCAAGGGGGAAGTGGACCCATTCTACTACG ACTATGAGACTGTCCGCAAAGGGGGCCTCATCTTTGCTGCCCTGGCCTTCGTCGTGGGGCTCATTATCATCCTCA GCAAAAGACTCCGCTGTGGGGGCAAAAAGAAGCACCG gcaAGTCAATGGTGACGATCTGTAA